The Candidatus Spechtbacterales bacterium genome has a segment encoding these proteins:
- a CDS encoding alpha/beta hydrolase — protein sequence MSEKYIGENKIYTSTHTPKELKHETPLFLVHGSWGGSFMWKVYIEYFVNQGRKVVTIDLRGHGKSGGTVEGATMDDYVVDMHQVIKNTELQNPILVGHSMAGLLVLMYGAKNNSSAIVSIDPSQSIEVQKESMDKEYKSAYTPMDAGMPGDPQKVMQAFPDISKEMLLKMKDMLGVESGVARSQRKKGVSVPKELLDVPILFVAGELGDSVPFGIGIEKTREMAKYYESDLVEIGEATHPGILMGEHAKEAAKKINDWLNQENL from the coding sequence ATGAGTGAAAAATATATTGGAGAAAATAAAATCTATACATCAACTCACACACCCAAAGAATTAAAGCATGAAACCCCTTTGTTTTTAGTTCACGGTTCTTGGGGCGGGTCATTTATGTGGAAGGTGTATATAGAGTATTTTGTAAATCAAGGTAGGAAGGTTGTAACTATTGATCTTCGCGGACATGGCAAGAGTGGAGGCACGGTTGAGGGCGCGACAATGGATGATTACGTGGTAGATATGCATCAGGTTATAAAAAACACAGAGCTACAAAACCCTATTTTAGTAGGCCACAGCATGGCGGGGTTATTGGTACTTATGTATGGTGCAAAGAATAATTCAAGCGCGATAGTTTCTATAGACCCAAGCCAATCTATAGAGGTTCAAAAAGAAAGTATGGATAAAGAATATAAAAGCGCATACACACCAATGGATGCGGGCATGCCAGGGGATCCCCAAAAGGTTATGCAAGCATTTCCTGATATCTCAAAAGAAATGCTTCTCAAAATGAAAGACATGCTTGGAGTGGAATCAGGAGTTGCCAGAAGCCAGAGAAAAAAGGGAGTATCTGTACCCAAAGAATTACTGGATGTCCCTATTCTTTTTGTGGCCGGAGAACTCGGAGACAGTGTGCCTTTTGGAATCGGTATAGAGAAAACAAGAGAAATGGCAAAATATTACGAAAGTGACTTGGTAGAGATTGGTGAAGCAACACACCCCGGCATATTAATGGGTGAACACGCTAAAGAAGCTGCCAAAAAAATAAACGATTGGTTAAACCAAGAAAATTTATAA
- a CDS encoding DoxX family protein, translating to MDYLTILTWAGRILFGGFFVMMGMMHFMKASMMADMASAKNVPFPKFNVLASGILLLAGGLSVVFSQFIVWGLSALVVFLVPTAFVMHNFWAENSEMKMMQMSNFMRNMALAGAAFLLLSFYL from the coding sequence ATGGATTATTTAACTATTCTTACATGGGCAGGACGGATATTGTTCGGTGGGTTTTTTGTGATGATGGGAATGATGCATTTTATGAAAGCATCCATGATGGCGGATATGGCTTCAGCTAAAAATGTTCCGTTTCCAAAATTCAATGTTCTGGCGTCTGGTATATTGCTTTTAGCAGGCGGACTTTCTGTTGTTTTTAGTCAATTTATTGTTTGGGGACTTTCAGCACTTGTAGTTTTTCTGGTACCAACAGCATTTGTCATGCATAATTTTTGGGCTGAAAATTCTGAAATGAAAATGATGCAAATGAGTAACTTCATGCGCAACATGGCTTTAGCGGGTGCCGCGTTTCTTCTGCTTTCATTTTATCTCTAG
- a CDS encoding dual specificity protein phosphatase family protein → MIDHPQIKELEYNEITDGIFIGTNQCCQTHFDEKLKKEGITADISLEENRVDAPFGVDFYVWIPVQNHTAPKSDQLEFGVSVLEKLVSMGKKIYVHCKNGHGRAPTLVAAYLIKKGKNPTDAEDFIKSKRPTIHLEDVQREALNNFLRR, encoded by the coding sequence ATGATTGATCACCCACAAATAAAGGAATTGGAATATAACGAGATTACCGACGGTATTTTTATTGGCACTAATCAATGCTGTCAGACACATTTTGATGAGAAATTAAAGAAAGAAGGAATTACCGCAGATATCTCTTTGGAAGAGAATAGGGTGGATGCTCCATTTGGCGTTGATTTTTATGTTTGGATACCGGTACAAAATCATACTGCACCCAAAAGTGATCAGCTTGAATTTGGAGTTTCTGTGCTTGAAAAATTGGTATCTATGGGTAAAAAGATTTATGTACATTGCAAGAACGGCCACGGCCGAGCACCCACGCTTGTTGCCGCATATTTAATTAAGAAAGGCAAAAATCCAACAGATGCCGAAGATTTTATTAAATCAAAACGCCCCACGATTCATTTAGAAGATGTCCAGCGGGAAGCTTTGAATAATTTTTTAAGAAGATAA
- a CDS encoding cytochrome c biogenesis protein CcdA has product MIELSLGFAIASFFAGLLTFLAPCTLPLVPAYLGFISGVDQEALKDPKTARVARRKIFLNGLAFIFGFSIIFILFGVLAGFAGTALAPYRVWLARAGGVFVIIFGLFMLGFFKLPFLQTDKRISIPKWLTLGKPSSSFFIGGTFALGWTPCVGPILGSILLLAGTSGTALQGGLMLTMFSIGLAIPFLIIAFTFSKATHYIESISKYLKWMSIIGGVFLILIGFLLATDNFGLTIQYGYKLFDFINYEGLLEYL; this is encoded by the coding sequence ATGATTGAACTAAGTTTAGGATTTGCTATTGCATCATTTTTTGCGGGATTACTTACATTCCTTGCCCCTTGCACATTACCGCTTGTTCCCGCGTACTTGGGATTTATTAGTGGTGTTGATCAAGAGGCACTCAAAGATCCCAAAACTGCCAGAGTTGCAAGGCGTAAGATTTTCTTAAACGGCCTTGCTTTTATCTTTGGTTTTTCAATTATATTCATCCTCTTTGGTGTTCTTGCCGGATTTGCCGGAACAGCACTTGCGCCATACCGTGTATGGCTTGCGCGCGCCGGCGGCGTGTTCGTCATTATCTTCGGACTGTTTATGCTCGGTTTTTTCAAACTGCCGTTTCTTCAGACTGATAAAAGAATTTCTATTCCGAAGTGGCTCACACTCGGTAAGCCGTCTAGCTCATTCTTTATTGGCGGTACCTTTGCGCTTGGCTGGACACCTTGCGTCGGTCCTATTCTCGGTTCAATTCTCTTGCTTGCAGGGACATCGGGTACAGCTCTTCAGGGCGGCTTAATGCTCACCATGTTCTCAATTGGACTGGCAATTCCATTTCTGATTATCGCATTTACGTTCTCTAAAGCGACTCACTATATAGAAAGTATTTCAAAATATCTTAAGTGGATGTCAATTATTGGTGGGGTGTTCCTTATTCTGATCGGTTTTCTTTTGGCAACCGATAACTTTGGACTTACCATACAATATGGGTATAAACTTTTTGACTTTATAAACTACGAAGGATTGTTAGAATACTTATAA